One window from the genome of Thermococcus siculi encodes:
- a CDS encoding family 4 glycosyl hydrolase encodes MRIAFIGAGSIFTPLGLYTIATSDYLKNADVYLVEVNEGRLRFITKLAEKIRKTFKAGFTVTPLGDIEELNDYGVDYAVISIEKERYPRWRLDFEIPHRYGIMQVLGENGGIGGLSHTLRVVPLVLDIAGTIEDINREAGVFIYSNPEPRVTYAVLNYTRLKNVYGLCTGYLERKEILAPLLGVDEREIGFIAAGLNHFTWIKELFIDGEDAYPRLDGALKKNPNFEPLSQLLYRTYGLFPSPDDNHIGEYLSFAWPLIPEGKKGLSWIERTRKEGEEVRKLLGLFLRGLVPKFAFKRYVKFPDVAMNVVEGLEGKDKLQEAINVPNRGYIDLPDGTIVEVPAEVSSKSVKPLRVELPREVLTPLRVQAEIQRLSAEAAAEGNVEKVIRAILLDPVVHDTGTGLKAMAELMSLHLDMLPQFDEGDVETIRYWLRA; translated from the coding sequence ATGAGGATAGCCTTCATCGGTGCCGGCAGTATATTCACGCCCCTCGGCCTCTACACGATAGCCACGAGCGATTACTTGAAGAACGCCGACGTTTACCTTGTTGAAGTGAACGAGGGGCGGTTGAGGTTCATAACCAAACTCGCGGAGAAGATAAGGAAGACCTTCAAGGCCGGCTTCACCGTAACGCCGCTGGGGGACATCGAAGAGTTGAACGATTACGGCGTCGACTACGCGGTCATCTCCATTGAGAAAGAGCGCTATCCGAGATGGAGGCTGGATTTCGAGATTCCCCACAGGTACGGCATCATGCAGGTCCTCGGTGAGAACGGGGGAATAGGCGGCTTAAGTCACACCCTCAGGGTCGTCCCGTTGGTTCTAGACATCGCGGGAACCATCGAGGACATCAACAGGGAAGCGGGTGTTTTCATCTACTCCAACCCCGAGCCGAGGGTGACCTACGCGGTTCTGAACTACACTCGCCTGAAGAACGTCTACGGCCTCTGCACAGGCTACCTTGAGAGGAAGGAGATACTGGCTCCCCTGCTGGGGGTTGACGAGAGGGAGATAGGCTTCATCGCCGCCGGCCTGAACCACTTCACCTGGATAAAGGAGCTTTTCATCGATGGCGAGGACGCCTACCCGAGGCTTGATGGGGCTCTGAAAAAGAACCCGAACTTTGAACCGCTGAGCCAGCTCCTCTACAGGACCTACGGACTCTTCCCCTCCCCGGACGACAACCACATAGGGGAATACCTGAGCTTCGCCTGGCCACTGATTCCAGAGGGGAAAAAGGGCCTCAGCTGGATAGAGAGGACGAGGAAGGAAGGCGAAGAGGTCAGAAAACTGCTGGGGCTGTTCCTTCGTGGCCTCGTCCCGAAGTTCGCCTTCAAAAGGTACGTCAAGTTCCCAGATGTTGCCATGAACGTCGTTGAGGGACTTGAAGGAAAGGACAAGCTCCAGGAGGCGATAAACGTCCCCAACAGGGGCTACATAGACCTCCCTGATGGAACCATAGTGGAGGTGCCCGCAGAGGTTTCATCGAAGAGTGTAAAGCCCCTGCGCGTTGAACTTCCAAGGGAAGTCCTCACACCCCTCCGCGTTCAGGCGGAGATACAGCGGCTCTCGGCCGAGGCGGCAGCAGAAGGAAACGTGGAAAAGGTGATAAGGGCCATTCTCCTCGACCCGGTGGTTCACGATACAGGGACCGGGCTGAAGGCCATGGCCGAGCTGATGAGCCTTCACCTCGATATGCTCCCTCAGTTTGATGAGGGAGACGTTGAAACCATCAGGTACTGGCTGAGGGCCTAG
- a CDS encoding C69 family dipeptidase: MCDILIATPEATREGITLFAKNSDREPNEAQVLEFIPRMKHDEEMVKLTYVEFPQVKETYAVILSRPWWMWGAEMGVNEFEVAIGNTAVFTKVKVPERGITGMDMIRLALERTKSAREALDFIVSLVEQGLQGGNGSKSHKLYYFSSFIIADPKEAWVLETVGKEWAAKRIEGVYSISNALTIEKEWDMASEGVEKLSRKGSFNFAKHFSDRFYTHFAHGRERRAFTLGKLKEREGEITLEYMMSLLRSHSFEPYSPEKGSMRDICMHYGGLTRPSQTASSQVSELGKGIHWFTGTSNPCLSIFKPITFAGGLPDLGKEPTDKYDPDAYWWRFEAFHRKFLTNYRSHIDDFSRERDALQADIIQKAREIEKTPEDLKALTEWTFREEKLFLERWEKLVKPGKLPFLFGKNWRKVNEDAGLRMEG; the protein is encoded by the coding sequence TCACCCTCTTCGCCAAGAACAGCGACCGCGAGCCTAACGAGGCCCAGGTTCTTGAGTTCATCCCGAGGATGAAGCACGATGAGGAGATGGTGAAGCTTACCTACGTCGAGTTCCCGCAGGTGAAGGAAACCTATGCGGTCATCCTATCCCGTCCCTGGTGGATGTGGGGGGCCGAGATGGGCGTCAACGAGTTCGAGGTGGCCATAGGGAACACCGCCGTCTTCACGAAGGTCAAAGTTCCGGAGAGGGGAATAACGGGCATGGACATGATACGCCTCGCCCTTGAAAGGACGAAGAGCGCGAGAGAAGCCTTGGACTTCATAGTCTCCCTCGTGGAGCAGGGCCTGCAGGGTGGGAACGGGAGCAAGAGCCACAAGCTCTACTACTTCAGCTCCTTCATAATTGCAGACCCCAAGGAGGCGTGGGTTCTTGAGACTGTCGGTAAGGAGTGGGCGGCAAAGAGGATCGAGGGAGTCTATTCGATATCAAACGCTCTGACGATAGAGAAGGAGTGGGACATGGCCTCCGAGGGCGTTGAGAAGCTCTCTAGGAAGGGGAGCTTTAACTTCGCGAAGCACTTCTCGGACAGGTTTTACACGCACTTCGCCCACGGGAGGGAGAGGAGGGCCTTCACCCTTGGGAAGCTGAAGGAGAGAGAGGGCGAGATAACGCTCGAATACATGATGTCCCTTCTGCGCTCCCACTCGTTCGAGCCATACAGCCCGGAGAAAGGCTCGATGAGGGACATCTGCATGCACTATGGGGGCTTAACGAGACCGTCTCAGACGGCATCATCACAGGTCTCGGAACTCGGAAAGGGCATTCACTGGTTCACGGGCACCTCGAACCCCTGTCTCAGCATCTTCAAGCCGATAACATTTGCTGGGGGCCTTCCCGACCTCGGAAAGGAGCCAACTGACAAGTACGACCCCGATGCCTACTGGTGGCGCTTCGAGGCCTTCCACAGAAAGTTTCTCACGAACTACCGCTCCCACATAGACGACTTTTCCCGCGAGAGGGACGCCCTTCAGGCGGATATAATCCAGAAGGCGAGGGAGATAGAGAAGACTCCGGAGGACTTGAAGGCCCTAACGGAGTGGACCTTCAGGGAGGAAAAGCTCTTCCTCGAAAGGTGGGAGAAGCTGGTAAAGCCCGGGAAGCTGCCCTTTCTCTTTGGGAAGAATTGGAGGAAGGTCAACGAAGATGCCGGGCTTAGAATGGAGGGTTGA